From Rhodoferax sp. AJA081-3, the proteins below share one genomic window:
- a CDS encoding 2TM domain-containing protein yields MAEPYTPKAPLSPEEIDRLARKRAGAKLGWFIHAAVFVIVNLVVFSLSQYGFGRRPWSLAPFLGWGLGLALHGVSVWLLGAGGSLRERMVDKERERLQRAQDRRNQP; encoded by the coding sequence ATGGCTGAACCCTACACACCCAAGGCGCCGCTCAGCCCCGAAGAGATTGACCGCCTGGCGCGCAAACGTGCGGGGGCCAAGTTGGGCTGGTTCATCCATGCGGCGGTGTTTGTCATCGTCAACCTGGTTGTGTTTTCGCTGTCGCAATACGGCTTTGGCCGCAGACCCTGGTCGCTGGCGCCCTTTCTGGGCTGGGGCCTGGGACTGGCACTGCACGGGGTTTCCGTCTGGCTGCTGGGCGCCGGTGGCTCCTTGCGTGAACGCATGGTGGACAAAGAACGCGAGCGCCTGCAGCGCGCGCAAGACAGGCGCAACCAACCATGA